One window from the genome of Bicyclus anynana chromosome 25, ilBicAnyn1.1, whole genome shotgun sequence encodes:
- the LOC112049598 gene encoding uncharacterized protein LOC112049598: MNGRSLIYFLFFGSYLINESLSCEGNPIFCDWTRHGWYQEADPDGALASQLDRVNQTAILLSPFYDSDLTETGCFTFSFNIVNMGGYKLQIYQLPVYLSYTELRQNNEKRDYYKLFEETPRHKFETHLVYVLPLKKSNYDFQIFIEVMKLSKDIVLMAVHNVCILQGSDCSAAQRVADNPSQDFDEEIYETTTHTTDLLSTQSTETSSVITTRSTEVSLEITRDLPTTQSTEASSEITTDLPTTQSTEASPENTTDLPVSTNASSAITTDLPVSTNASSAITTDLPVSTNASSAITTDLPVSTNASPEITIDLPVSINASSAITTDLPVSINASPEITTVLQQSTAPSAASTSSPITTDMIFPSTIKQFPPGFNGIHPKVVEWIVRAYY, encoded by the exons AATCTTTGAGTTGTGAAGGAAACCCAATTTTCTGCGATTGGACGCGTCATGGATGGTATCAAGAAGCAG ACCCAGACGGCGCCTTAGCTAGCCAACTAGATCGTGTAAACCAAACAGCGATTCTGTTGTCGCCTTTCTACGATAGTGATTTGACTGAAACGGGCTGTTTCACCTTCAGTTTTAATATCGTAAATATGGGAGG ATATAAACTCCAGATCTACCAATTACCAGTATATTTATCATATACAGAGTTGCGTCAAAACAACGAAAAAAGAGATTACTACAAACTTTTTGAAGAAACGCCTAGGCATAAGTTTGAGACACACTTGGTCTATGTGCTGCCACTTAAGAAATCTAATTACGACTTTCAG attttcatAGAAGTGATGAAGCTCAGTAAAGACATTGTGCTTATGGCAGTACACAACGTCTGTATACTCCAAGGTAGCGACTGCTCAGCAGCTCAAAGAGTCGCCGATAATCCAAGTCAAG ATTTCGATGAAGAGATTTATGAAACAACAACACATACAACAGATTTACTATCAACACAATCAACCGAAACTTCATCAGTAATAACAACACGATCAACAGAAGTTTCATTAGAAATTACAAGAGATCTACCAACAACACAATCAACGGAAGCTTCATCAGAAATTACAACAGATCTACCAACAACACAATCAACAGAAGCTTCACCAGAAAATACAACAGATCTACCAGTATCTACAAATGCTTCATCAGCGATTACAACAGATCTACCAGTATCTACAAATGCTTCATCAGCGATTACAACAGATCTACCAGTATCTACAAATGCTTCATCAGCGATTACAACAGATCTACCAGTATCTACAAATGCTTCACCAGAGATCACAATAGATCTACCAGTATCTATAAATGCTTCATCAGCGATTACTACAGATCTACCAGTATCTATAAATGCTTCACCAGAGATTACAACAGTTCTACAACAATCAACAGCTCCATCAGCAGCGTCAACCTCATCACCAATAACAACAGACATGATCTTTCCTTCAACAATAAAGCAATTTCCACCAGGTTTTAACG GTATTCATCCAAAAGTAGTCGAGTGGATTGTCCGAGCGTACTATTAG
- the LOC128199500 gene encoding extracellular matrix protein A-like, whose protein sequence is MRVKDIDGVFTDVERTDAARLISPIYDYDVAEDGCFAMTYAMNEHLEKYVIVIEAVGGKDAVGYAFLTIKKVAILHGTKCIEAAKQVSVPPPDFVQEYFVYETTKAPPPAGVPTTIYKCSVTNNRPTTISNCSSRNNKPTPINNCSARNNGPITFDYCSATNNRPSTINKCSVRNNRLTTIDNCSIKNNRPITLDNCSARNNRPITIDNCTVTNNRPITIDNCTVTNKKPTTLDNCSVKNNTFTTINNCSIENNRSTTIAICSVTNNRLTICNNCFARNNRPTTINNCSDRNNKPTAINNCPSRNNIPITNNNCCVSNNRPTTIDNCSVRNNRPTTIDNCSVRNNRPITIDNCCFSNNRSTAINNCPSRNNIPTTIDNCSVRNNKPIAINNCPSRNNIPTTNNNCCVSNNRPTTIDNCSVTNNRPTTIDNCCFSNNRSTAINNCPSRNNIPTTNNNCCVTNNTPTTIDNCSITYNRPSTIDNCCFSNNRYTAINNCSVRNNRHTTINNCCFSNNRSTAINNCPSRNNIPTTNNNCCVSNNRPTTIDNCPSRNNIPTTNNNCCIRNNRPTTIDSGSVRNNKPTTINNCSVTNNRPTTIDNCCFSNNRSTAINNCPSRNNIPTTNNNCCVSNNRPTTIDNCSVRNNRPTTIDNHCFSNNRSTAINNCPSRNNIPTTNNNCCVSNNRPTTIDNCSVRNNRPTTIDNCCFSNNRSTAINNCPSRNNIPTTNNNCCVSNNRPTTIDNCSVRNNRPTTIDNHCFSNNRSTAINNCSVRNNKPTTIDNCSVRNRPTTIDNCCFSNNRSTAINNCPSRNNIPTTNNNCCVSNNRPTTIDNCSVRNNKPTAINNCPSRNNIPTTNNNCYVSNNRPTTIDNCTVRNNRPTTIDNCCFSNNRSTAINNCPSRNNIPTTNNNCCVSNNRPTTIDNCSVRNNRPTTIDNHCFSNNRSTAINNCPSRNNIPTTNNNCCVSNNRPTTIDNCSVRNNRPTTIDNHCFSNNRSTAINNCSVRNNKPTTIDNCSVRNNRPTTIDNCSVGNNSSTTIDNCSVRNNRPTTIDNCSVGNNSSTTIANCSVTNNRPTTIINCCFSKCRPTTIDNCCVSNNRSTAINNCPSRNNIPTTINNCCVSNNRPTTIDNCYVTNNSTTSIDNCSITYKRPTAIDNCSVRNNKPTTINNCSVSNNRPTTIDNCYFTNNKPTTIDNCCVSNNRSTAINNCPSRNNIPTTNNNCCVSNNRPTTINNCSVSNNRPTTIDNFYFTNNKPTTIDNCCVSNNRSTAINNCPSRNNIPTTNNNCCVSNNRPTTIDSCSVRNNKPTTIDNCCVSNNRPTTIDSCSVRNNKPTTIDNCCVCNNRPTTIDNCCVCNNRPTTIDNCCVCNNRPTTIDNCCVCNNRPTTIDNCCVCNNRPTTIDNCCVCNNRPTTINNTSSRNNIPTTNNNCSVTNNKPTIIDNCCVCNNRPTTIDNCCVCNNRPTTIDNCCVCNNRPTTIDNCCVCNNRPTTIDNCCVCNNRPTTIDNCCVCNNRPTTIDNCCVYNNRPTTIDNCYFTYNRPTTIDNCSITYNKPTIIDNCSITYNKPTIIDNCSVRNNIPTTNNNCCVSYNRSTAINNTSSRNNRPTTIDNCSVTNNKPTTIDNCCLRRQQ, encoded by the exons atgcGTGTTAAAG ATATCGATGGAGTATTTACAGATGTTGAAAGAACAGATGCAGCTCGCTTGATCTCGCCCATTTACGACTACGACGTGGCCGAGGATGGCTGCTTCGCCATGACATACGCAATGAATGAACACCTAGAAAAGTATGTG ATCGTAATCGAAGCAGTGGGCGGAAAAGACGCAGTTGGCTACGCTTTTCTGACTATAAAGAAAGTGGCCATACTTCATGGGACGAAGTGTATTGAAGCAGCCAAACAAGTCTCAGTTCCACCACCAG ATTTCGTTCAAGAGTATTTTGTGTACGAAACGACAAAAGCTCCGCCGCCAGCTGGTGT ACCCACCACCATCTACAAATGCTCCGTCACTAACAACAGACCCACCACCATCAGCAACTGCTCCTCCAGAAACAACAAACCCACCCCCATCAACAACTGCTCTGCCAGAAACAACGGCCCCATTACCTTCGACTACTGCTCCGCCACAAACAACAGACCTAGCACCATCAACAAATGCTCCGTCAGAAATAACAGACTCACCACCATCGACAATTGCTCCATCAAAAACAACAGACCCATCACCCTCGACAACTGCTCCGCCAGAAACAACAGACCCATTACCATCGACAACTGCACCGTCACAAACAACAGACCCATTACCATCGACAACTGCACCGTCACAAACAAAAAACCCACCACCCTCGACAACTGCTCCGTCAAAAACAACACATTCACCACCATCAACAACTGCTCCATCGAAAACAACAGATCTACCACTATTGCCATTTGCTCCGTCACAAACAACAGACTCACCATCTGCAACAACTGCTTCGCCAGAAACAACAGACCCACCACCATCAACAACTGCTCCGACAGAAACAACAAACCCACCGCCATCAACAACTGCCCTTCCAGAAACAACATACCCATCACCAACAACAACTGCTGCGTCAGTAACAACAGACCCACCACCATCGACAACTGCTCCGTCAGAAACAACAGACCCACCACCATCGACAACTGCTCCGTCAGAAACAACAGACCCATCACCATCGACAACTGCTGCTTCAGTAACAACAGATCCACCGCCATCAACAACTGCCCTTCCAGAAACAACATACCCACCACCATCGACAACTGCTCCGTCAGAAACAACAAACCCATCGCCATCAACAACTGCCCCTCCAGAAACAACATACCCACCACCAACAACAACTGTTGCGTCAGTAACAACAGACCCACCACCATCGACAACTGCTCCGTCACAAACAACAGACCCACCACCATCGACAACTGCTGCTTCAGTAACAACAGATCCACCGCCATCAACAACTGCCCTTCCAGAAACAACATACCCACCACCAACAACAACTGCTGCGTCACAAACAACACACCCACCACCATCGATAACTGCTCAATCACATACAACAGACCCAGCACCATCGACAACTGCTGCTTCAGTAACAACAGATACACCGCCATCAACAACTGCTCCGTCAGAAACAACAGACACACCACCATCAACAACTGCTGCTTCAGTAACAACAGATCCACCGCCATCAACAACTGCCCTTCCAGAAACAACATACCCACCACCAACAACAACTGCTGCGTCAGTAACAACAGACCCACTACCATCGACAACTGCCCTTCCAGAAACAACATACCCACCACCAACAACAACTGCTGCATCAGGAACAACAGACCCACCACCATCGACAGCGGCTCCGTCAGAAACAACAAACCCACCACCATCAACAACTGCTCCGTCACAAACAACAGACCCACCACCATCGACAACTGCTGCTTCAGTAACAACAGATCCACCGCCATCAACAACTGCCCTTCCAGAAACAACATACCCACCACCAACAACAACTGCTGCGTCAGTAACAACAGACCCACCACCATCGACAACTGCTCCGTCAGAAACAACAGACCCACCACCATCGACAACCACTGCTTCAGTAACAACAGATCCACCGCCATCAACAACTGCCCTTCCAGAAACAACATACCCACCACCAACAACAACTGCTGCGTCAGTAACAACAGACCCACCACCATCGACAACTGCTCCGTCAGAAACAACAGACCCACCACCATCGACAACTGCTGCTTCAGTAACAACAGATCCACCGCCATCAACAACTGCCCTTCCAGAAACAACATACCCACCACCAACAACAACTGCTGCGTCAGTAACAACAGACCCACCACCATCGACAACTGCTCCGTCAGAAACAACAGACCCACCACCATCGACAACCACTGCTTCAGTAACAACAGATCCACCGCCATCAACAACTGCTCCGTCAGAAACAACAAACCCACCACCATCGACAACTGCTCCGTCAGAAACAGACCCACCACCATCGACAACTGCTGCTTCAGTAACAACAGATCCACCGCCATCAACAACTGCCCTTCCAGAAACAACATACCCACCACCAACAACAACTGCTGCGTCAGTAACAACAGACCCACCACCATCGACAACTGCTCCGTCAGAAACAACAAACCCACCGCCATCAACAACTGCCCTTCCAGAAACAACATACCCACCACCAACAACAACTGCTACGTCAGTAACAACAGACCCACCACCATCGACAACTGCACCGTCAGAAACAACAGACCCACCACCATCGACAACTGCTGCTTCAGTAACAACAGATCCACCGCCATCAACAACTGCCCTTCCAGAAACAACATACCCACCACCAACAACAACTGCTGCGTCAGTAACAACAGACCCACCACCATCGACAACTGCTCCGTCAGAAACAACAGACCCACCACCATCGACAACCACTGCTTCAGTAACAACAGATCCACCGCCATCAACAACTGCCCTTCCAGAAACAACATACCCACCACCAACAACAACTGCTGCGTCAGTAACAACAGACCCACCACCATCGACAACTGCTCCGTCAGAAACAACAGACCCACCACCATCGACAACCACTGCTTCAGTAACAACAGATCCACCGCCATCAACAACTGCTCCGTCAGAAACAACAAACCCACCACCATCGACAACTGCTCCGTCAGAAACAACAGACCCACCACCATCGACAACTGCTCCGTCGGAAACAACAGTTCTACCACCATCGACAACTGCTCCGTCAGAAACAACAGACCCACCACCATCGACAACTGCTCCGTCGGAAACAACAGTTCTACCACCATCGCTAACTGCTCCGTCACAAATAACAGACCTACCACTATCATTAACTGCTGCTTCAGTAAATGCAGACCTACCACCATCGACAACTGCTGCGTCAGTAACAACAGATCCACCGCCATCAACAACTGCCCCTCCAGAAACAACATACCCACCACTATCAACAACTGCTGCGTCAGTAACAACAGACCCACCACCATCGACAACTGCTACGTCACAAACAACAGCACCACCAGCATCGACAACTGCTCAATCACATACAAAAGACCCACCGCCATCGACAACTGCTCCGTCAGAAACAACAAACCCACCACCATCAACAACTGCTCCGTCAGTAACAACAGACCCACCACCATCGACAACTGCTACTTCACAAACAACAAACCCACCACCATCGACAACTGCTGCGTCAGTAACAACAGATCCACCGCCATCAACAACTGTCCTTCCAGAAACAACATACCCACCACCAACAACAACTGCTGCGTCAGTAACAACAGACCCACCACCATCAACAACTGCTCCGTCAGTAACAACAGACCCACCACCATCGACAACTTCTACTTCACAAACAACAAACCCACCACCATCGACAACTGCTGCGTCAGTAACAACAGATCCACCGCCATCAACAACTGTCCTTCCAGAAACAACATACCCACCACCAACAACAACTGCTGCGTCAGTAACAACAGACCCACCACCATCGACAGCTGCTCCGTCAGAAACAACAAACCCACCACCATCGACAACTGCTGCGTCAGTAACAACAGACCCACCACCATCGACAGCTGCTCCGTCAGAAACAACAAACCCACCACCATCGACAACTGCTGCGTTTGTAACAACAGACCCACCACCATCGACAACTGCTGCGTTTGTAACAACAGACCCACCACCATCGACAACTGCTGCGTTTGTAACAACAGACCCACCACCATCGACAACTGCTGCGTTTGTAACAACAGACCCACCACCATCGACAACTGCTGCGTTTGTAACAACAGACCCACCACCATCGACAACTGCTGCGTTTGTAACAACAGACCCACCACCATCAACAACACCTCCTCCAGAAACAACATACCCACCACCAACAACAACTGCTCCGTCACAAACAACAAACCCACCATCATCGACAACTGCTGCGTTTGTAACAACAGACCCACCACCATCGACAACTGCTGCGTTTGTAACAACAGACCCACCACCATCGACAACTGCTGCGTTTGTAACAACAGACCCACCACCATCGACAACTGCTGCGTTTGTAACAACAGACCCACCACCATCGACAACTGCTGCGTTTGTAACAACAGACCCACCACCATCGACAACTGCTGCGTTTGTAACAACAGACCCACCACCATCGACAACTGCTGCGTTTATAACAATAGACCCACCACCATCGACAACTGCTACTTCACATACAACAGACCCACCACCATCGACAACTGCTCAATCACATACAACAAACCCACCATCATCGATAACTGCTCAATCACATACAACAAACCCACCATCATCGATAACTGCTCCGTCAGAAACAACATACCCACCACCAACAACAACTGCTGCGTTAGTTACAACAGATCCACCGCCATCAACAACACCTCCTCCAGAAACAACAGACCCACCACCATCGACAACTGCTCCGTCACAAACAACAAACCCACCACCATCGACAACTGCTGC CTCCGCCGCCAGCAATAG